Genomic window (Stenotrophomonas maltophilia):
CCAGGCCACCGAAGAACAGGATGAAGACCAGGATGGCGGCAAGCACGGCGCCGACCATCACCCAGCCCAGCACAAGGCCGGTGACGGCCAGGCCATCACCTTCCAGTTCATGCGGGCGGCGGCGGATCTCGGCGCGGGCCATGTGGCCGGTGATGATGGCCACGATGCTGGCCACGAAGGGCAGGACGGTCCAGCTGGCGATGCCCATGACCAGGCTGACCACGGCCAGGGCGCTTGTCTGTCGGGGTGCCACGCTCATCGGGGTCCTCCTTGGCAGTGTGCACATGATAGTGCCTCTGCCCGGGCAATCCCATGCCCGGCGGATGCGATGGCAGGCGTGGACCCTGGTGGGCGAACGAGGTGCAAGCCCTGGTAGGCGTCGACCTCGGTCGACGAAAGGCATGCCAACCAAGGTTGGCAGCTACCGGAGTGCCGGTGTCAGCCCATCAACACCTGGCCGCCATCCACGTTGAGCACGCTGCCGGTGACCCAG
Coding sequences:
- a CDS encoding DUF4190 domain-containing protein; translated protein: MSVAPRQTSALAVVSLVMGIASWTVLPFVASIVAIITGHMARAEIRRRPHELEGDGLAVTGLVLGWVMVGAVLAAILVFILFFGGLAWLAAVSN